GGCCTGGAGCTGCTGCTCGACAAAGTGGCGCAGGCGCTGCCCGCAGGCCCGCGCTACTTCCCCAAGGACCAGGTGACCGACCAGCCTGAGCGCTTCCTGGTGGCGGAACTCATCCGCGAGCGGGTCCTGGTCGAGACCAAGCAGGAACTGCCGTACGCCACCGCGGTGCAGGTAGAACAGTTCGAGGAGTCGCCACGCATGACCCGCATCGCCGCCGCCATCTACTGCGAGCGCGAAGGGCAGAAGGGTATCCTCATCGGGCGTGGCGGCGCCATGCTCAAGCGCATCGGCAGCGCCGCCCGCCGCGAGATCGAGCGCATGCTGGGCGGGAAGGTCTTCCTGGAGCTGTTCGTGAAAGTGAGCCCGGGCTGGCGGGATTCGCGCGCCTTCGTCGAAGGCCTGGACTGGCGCCGGCAACTGGAAGACCTGGCCGACATTCCAGACTCTTCCGAGGAGACCTAGACCAGCCGCCGCCTACTCCTTCACCGCGATGCCCAGCGCCTTCATCTTGCGGTAGAGGTGGCTGCGTTCCAGGCCCAGCACCTCGGCGGTGCGGCTGACGTTGCCGTGGTTCTCATCCAATTTCTTCAGGATGTAGTCGCGCTCATAGGCGGCGCGGGCCTGGTGCAGGGTGGAGAACTCTCCCGCCGCCCGCCGGCCGCCGTCGCGGTAGACCAGCGGTGGCAGGTGGCGGCGATCCAGCCGGAACACGGTGGGGTTCATGATCACCATGCGCTCGATGACGTTGCGCAACTCCCGCACGTTGCCCGGCCAGGCGTAGCGCATCAGAGTGTCGATGGCGTCGTCGGTCATCTCCTTGAGCCGGCGGCTGTAGGTGGTGGAGAACTCCTTCAGAAAGTAGCGCGCCAGCAGGGGGATGTCCTCCCGGTGCTCGCGCAGCGGCGGCACGTAGAAGGGAATGACGTTCAACCGGTAGAAGAGGTCTTCGCGGAAGTTGCCCCGGGAGATCTCGTCCTCCAGGTCCTTGTTGGTGGAGGCGATGACGCGCGTATCCACGGTAATGGCCTCGTCACCGCCCACCGGGGTGAAGCGCTGCTCGTCCAGCGTGCGCAGCACCTTGGACTGGGTCTTGAGGCTCATGTCCCCGACTTCGTTGAGGAACAGCGTTCCCTGGTCGGCCTTCGCGAACTTGCCCTGCTTGTCGTGGGCGGCGCCGGGAAACGAGCCCTGGCGGTGCCCGAAGAGCTCGCTTTCGATCAGGTCCTCGGGGATGGCGGCGCAGTTGACCTCGACGAAGAGGGCGTCCTTGCGCAGGCTCTGAGCGTGGATAGCCAGCGCCACCAGCTCCTTGCCCGTCCCCGACTCGCCGTAGATCAGCACCCGCCCGTTGGTGGGCGCCATGAGCGCGATCTGCTGTCGCAGGGCCTTCATGGGCACGCTCTCGCCCACGATCACGCTGCGCGACTGCACCTGCTTCTTCAGCTCCCGGTTCTCGTCGCGCAGGCGGCGCGCCTCGGCGGCGTGCTTCACCAGGATGAGGGTCTTCTCCAGGGAGATGGGCTTTTCCAGGAAGTCGTAGGCGCCCAGCTTGGTGGCGCGCACCGCGGTCTCGATGGTGCCGTGCCCTGAGATCATGATGACCTCGGGCCCGTCTTCCAGCTCCTTGATCTTCTCCAGCGCCTCCAGGCCGTCGATCCCCGGCAGCCAAACGTCCAGCAGCACCACGTCGACGGGGTGCTTCTTGAGCGCTTCCAGGCAGGCTTCGCCGCTCTCCGCGGTGAGCGCCTTGTAGCCCTCGTCTTCCAGGACGCCTTTCAGCGACTGGCGGATCCCGGATTCGTCATCCACGATGAGGACGTTATGCATGGGGATGGGCGGGCTGGCTCACGGGTTCTGGGGCCACCGGCAGCTCCACGATGAAGCGGGCTCCCAGGGGCTGGTTCTCTTCCACGCGGATGGTGCCGTGGTGGTCTTCGATGATGCGGCTGACGATGGCCAGCCCCAGGCCCGTACCCCGGCGCTTGGTGGAAAAGTAGGGCAGGAACAGCTTCTCCTTCAACTCGCGGGTCACGCCGTGGCCGGTGTCGGCGACCACGATCTCCACCGCTTCATGGGCATCGACCAGCGCCGTCGAAATGTGCAATTCGCGCAACAGGGAATCCTGCATGGCCTCGGCGGCGTTGTCCACCAGGTTGGCCAGGGCACGCTTGATGGCCTCGGCATCCGCCATCACCTTGGGAAGATCGGCGGCCAGGTCGGTGCGCACCTGGATGTTGTCCAGGCGCCCGTTGAACATGGCGAGCGAATTCTCCACGATCGCGTTGATGTTGGCGGGTTGAGGCTGGGCGGCTGGGAAACGCGCCAGGGCGGCGAATTCGTCCACCAGCGAGCGCACCGTCTCGACCGCTCCCTCGATGGTCTCGGCGCAACTGCGGATGATGCCGAGGGACTGCGGGTCGGGCTCGGCGCCGCGCTCCAGGTGGCGGCGGATGCGCTCGGCCGAGAGCGCGATGGGCGTCAGCGGGTTCTTGATCTCATGGGCGACCCGGCGCGCCACCTCCCGCCACGCCGACTGCTTCTGCGCCTTCAGCAGGTCGGAGAGGTCCTCAAACACCAGCACCCAGCCCAGGCGCTGTCCTTCGTGCTCCAGAGAGGCCACGGTCACCGCCACATTCAGCTTGGCGCGCTGCGCCACGATCTCCATCTGGCTGGTGATCGTGCCCATGCGATTGGCCTTGCGGACCAGGTGCTCCAGGTCCCCGACCACCTCCTCGGAGAAGAGGTCGCGCAGGGTGGAGCCGGCGGCGGTGCGGGGCAGGGCGATGGCGGTTGCTTGCGGACTGAAGATGCGGGCGAAGGCGGGGTTGCTGTGGGTGACTCGGCCATCCGCGCCCAACGAGAGCACCCCCGTGGGAATGCTCTCCAGAATGGTCTCCATCTGGCGTCGCCGCTGTTCCAGCTCGACGTTGGCGCCCGCCAGGTCACGGCTGGAGGCCTCGATCTGCCGCCGTCCCGCTTCCAGCTCCTCCGCCATGCGATTGAAGGAAGAAACCAACTGGCCTAGCTCATCGGTGGCGGGCACCTCTACCCGGTACTCCAGGCGCCCGCGCGAGATCTGCTGCGTGGCCTCCGCCAGCGCCGCCACCGGGCGCGTGACCAGCTTCGAGAGATACAACGCCAGGTAGGTCGAGAAGAACAGAACCACCACCGTCAGCAGCAGCAGGATGAGCACGAAGGTCCGCCGCACCAGCTTGCGCTGCTGGCTGAGCTCGGCGTAGCGCTGCTGGCTGGCCTCGATGCGGCTCAGGGCGGCGCTGTAGTTCGGAGGCAGGGGCATGGCTACCAGGATCCGGCCATGCTCGTCCACGGATGCGACCCCCAGCGTGTACTCCCGGCCCTCCAGGGTGAAGGGGTGGAAATGGGGTGCCGCCGAGGCCTTCCAGTCAGGGAGCTTGGAGCGCAGCACTCCCCAGGGCTCGGGATTATGGAAGCTGGCCATGGCATCGTCATCCACCAGAGCCAGAGCGAAGCCTCCCTGCAGGGTGGGCTCACGCTGCCGCAACTCGTTGATGACCCCGGAGTAGTTGCCACTCTGGAAGGCGTGCTGGACGTCAGGCGCGGCGGCGATGCTCTGAGCCTCGGCGGTGGCATTCTGTCCGGCATAGTCGGCCAGCAGCGTTGCGATCTGGCCTGACTCTTCGCGCAGCTCCTCCACCGGCCGGGAGAACCACTTGTCGATGGAGCGGTTCATCACCTGGTAGGCGAAGATGAACAGGAAGATCACCGGGGTCACCGAGAGCAGGAGCGCGCCGATCACCATCTTGGTGCGGAACTTGGAACCCAGCACGCCTCCGCGGCGCTCGGCGTAGAGCTTCAGCAGGTTGCGCCCCAGCACGAACAGGAGCGCCACCAGCAGCAGGAAGACCAGCAGCGAGAGGGCGGTGAACAGCAGCGTCTGCTCGGCCGTATCGGGGCGGAGGAAAGTGAGATTGAAGGCGGTTTGGGAGAACACCACCGCCAGCAGCACGGTGACGCCGATGGTCAGGGCTACGACCAGGGCCTTGCGATGGGGAGGACGGGTTGGCTTGTCGGGTGACACGAAAACATCCGCGCCCAGGCCGACGCCGGCAGGCGGGCCTCTTCGGGCTGGGCTCTGGTGCGCGGTGCCCCTCATTATAGACCCGGCGGGACGACGGCCCGGCTTGTGCGTTCCCCTAGCGCTTGGGGCCACCGGCCGGCAGGAGAGGCTCCAAGGGACAGCCCGTGCACTTGGCCTCCGCCTTCAGGCAATGGCGTTTGCCGAGCTGGACGAACAGGGCGTGGTACTCGTTGTACACATGAGCCGCGGGCGGCGTCTGGACGAGCCGGAACTTGTGGCGCCGCGCGTGGAGGCTGCGCGGCGCCTGCGGCGGCGGCTCGTCGTGCAGAGCTTCTTCCACCAGCGCCCGGATCTCTTCGTAGCTTGCCTCGCCCCGCAGGAGGCCGTGGCGATGCAGCACGCGGTGTGTGTAGGTGTCCACTACGAACGAGGCATGACCGCCGGCGTAGAGCAGGATGGAATCGGCGGTCTCGGGACCGACGCCGTTCAACTCGAGCAGTTCCTGGCGCAACTCCTGGGTGGGGCGCGCGAACATACGGGCCAGGGACCCTCGATAGCGGCGGTCCAGGTAGGCCACGAAGATCTTGAGCCGGCGGGCCTTTTGCCGAAAGTATCCCGAGGGACGTACCAGCCGCTGCAACCGCTGGAGCGGAGTCTTCCGGATGCCGGCTGCGCTCAGACTCCGCGCAGCGCGCAGGTTGGCGAGAGCCCGCGCCACGTTGGTCCAGGCGGTGTTCTGGGTGAGATAGGCGCCGACGATGACCTCGAAGCGGGTGCGCGCCGGCCACCAGTCCTGCGTGCCCCAGGCCCGCAGCAGGGCCCGGTAGTAGGAGCGGATGGCGGCGGTCTTCGGGCCCTTCACGGCGACATTGTACCGGGCTCGCGCACCGGCCGGTGCCGCTTCCCATCCGCGCTCTTCCCACCGGCGAGCGGTGGTACCATGAACGCAGCAGCGGTGCCGGAAGAGTTATCAGCCGGGGCCTGTCGACGGTTGACAATTTCTGTCACTCCGCATAGGATTCGCCCAAACTCGCAATGTGTGTTCTGTCCCTGAATTTGATTCAGGATAGCCGCGTCTTCGGGGTGTGTTTGCAGCTTGACTGGGCACGGCAAGCGGTCGGATAGGGAGTCCACAAAGTAATGTCGCAACGGCTCGGCGATCTTCTGGTCAAAGAGAAGGTCATCACATCGGAGCAACTGGAGCAGGCGCTCAAGGTGCAGAAGGACACGGGCGCGCGCCTGGGCTCGGTGCTGGTGAAACTCGGCTTCCTCTCCGACGAGGATGTGACCAATTTTCTTTCCCGCCAGTACGGCGTGCCCGCGATCAATCTCTCCTACTTCGAGATCGATCCCGCGGTGATCAAGCTGGTTCCCCATGAGACTGCCAAGCGCTACCAGATCCTGCCCCTGAGCCGCGTGGGTGCCTCGCTCACCATCGCCATGGTGGACCCCACCAACGTCTTCGCCATGGACGACATCAAGTTCATGACGGGATTCAACATCGAGCCCGTAGTGGCGTCGGAGAGCGCCATCATGGAGGGCATCGAGAAGGCCTACGGCGCCGGCGACCAGGAAGACGATATGGAGAAGGTCATGGCGTCGATTGGCGAGGTGACCGACGCCGACGTCGAGGTGCAGAACGAGGAAGAGGAGCTGGCCCTGGCGCAGTTGGAGAAGGCGGCCGACGAAGCTCCCATCGTGAAGCTGGTGAACCTGATCCTCACCGATGCGGTCAAGCGCGGCGCCAGCGACATCCATATCGAGCCCTACGAGAAGGAGCTGCGGGTGCGCTTCCGCATCGACGGCATGCTGCAGTCCATCATGAATCCGCCCATCAAGCTCAAGGACGCCATCACCTCCCGCGTCAAGATCATGGCCAAGCTCGACATCAGCGAGAAGCGCCTGCCCCAGGACGGCCGCATCATGCTCAAGATGAACGTCGCGGGGAAGAAGAAGACGCTGGACTACCGGGTCAGCACCCTGCCCACGCTCTGGGGCGAGAAGATCGTCATGCGCCTGCTGGACAAGGAGAACCTGCGCCTGGACATGACCAAGCTGGGCTTCGAGCCGGAGTCGCTGGT
The DNA window shown above is from Terriglobales bacterium and carries:
- a CDS encoding ATP-binding protein, translating into MSPDKPTRPPHRKALVVALTIGVTVLLAVVFSQTAFNLTFLRPDTAEQTLLFTALSLLVFLLLVALLFVLGRNLLKLYAERRGGVLGSKFRTKMVIGALLLSVTPVIFLFIFAYQVMNRSIDKWFSRPVEELREESGQIATLLADYAGQNATAEAQSIAAAPDVQHAFQSGNYSGVINELRQREPTLQGGFALALVDDDAMASFHNPEPWGVLRSKLPDWKASAAPHFHPFTLEGREYTLGVASVDEHGRILVAMPLPPNYSAALSRIEASQQRYAELSQQRKLVRRTFVLILLLLTVVVLFFSTYLALYLSKLVTRPVAALAEATQQISRGRLEYRVEVPATDELGQLVSSFNRMAEELEAGRRQIEASSRDLAGANVELEQRRRQMETILESIPTGVLSLGADGRVTHSNPAFARIFSPQATAIALPRTAAGSTLRDLFSEEVVGDLEHLVRKANRMGTITSQMEIVAQRAKLNVAVTVASLEHEGQRLGWVLVFEDLSDLLKAQKQSAWREVARRVAHEIKNPLTPIALSAERIRRHLERGAEPDPQSLGIIRSCAETIEGAVETVRSLVDEFAALARFPAAQPQPANINAIVENSLAMFNGRLDNIQVRTDLAADLPKVMADAEAIKRALANLVDNAAEAMQDSLLRELHISTALVDAHEAVEIVVADTGHGVTRELKEKLFLPYFSTKRRGTGLGLAIVSRIIEDHHGTIRVEENQPLGARFIVELPVAPEPVSQPAHPHA
- a CDS encoding base excision DNA repair protein, with protein sequence MKGPKTAAIRSYYRALLRAWGTQDWWPARTRFEVIVGAYLTQNTAWTNVARALANLRAARSLSAAGIRKTPLQRLQRLVRPSGYFRQKARRLKIFVAYLDRRYRGSLARMFARPTQELRQELLELNGVGPETADSILLYAGGHASFVVDTYTHRVLHRHGLLRGEASYEEIRALVEEALHDEPPPQAPRSLHARRHKFRLVQTPPAAHVYNEYHALFVQLGKRHCLKAEAKCTGCPLEPLLPAGGPKR
- a CDS encoding sigma-54 dependent transcriptional regulator; protein product: MHNVLIVDDESGIRQSLKGVLEDEGYKALTAESGEACLEALKKHPVDVVLLDVWLPGIDGLEALEKIKELEDGPEVIMISGHGTIETAVRATKLGAYDFLEKPISLEKTLILVKHAAEARRLRDENRELKKQVQSRSVIVGESVPMKALRQQIALMAPTNGRVLIYGESGTGKELVALAIHAQSLRKDALFVEVNCAAIPEDLIESELFGHRQGSFPGAAHDKQGKFAKADQGTLFLNEVGDMSLKTQSKVLRTLDEQRFTPVGGDEAITVDTRVIASTNKDLEDEISRGNFREDLFYRLNVIPFYVPPLREHREDIPLLARYFLKEFSTTYSRRLKEMTDDAIDTLMRYAWPGNVRELRNVIERMVIMNPTVFRLDRRHLPPLVYRDGGRRAAGEFSTLHQARAAYERDYILKKLDENHGNVSRTAEVLGLERSHLYRKMKALGIAVKE
- the pilB gene encoding type IV-A pilus assembly ATPase PilB; this encodes MSQRLGDLLVKEKVITSEQLEQALKVQKDTGARLGSVLVKLGFLSDEDVTNFLSRQYGVPAINLSYFEIDPAVIKLVPHETAKRYQILPLSRVGASLTIAMVDPTNVFAMDDIKFMTGFNIEPVVASESAIMEGIEKAYGAGDQEDDMEKVMASIGEVTDADVEVQNEEEELALAQLEKAADEAPIVKLVNLILTDAVKRGASDIHIEPYEKELRVRFRIDGMLQSIMNPPIKLKDAITSRVKIMAKLDISEKRLPQDGRIMLKMNVAGKKKTLDYRVSTLPTLWGEKIVMRLLDKENLRLDMTKLGFEPESLVKFEKAILKPYGMVLVTGPTGSGKTNTLYSSIARLNTPDTNIMTAEDPVEFQLTGVNQVQMKESIGLNFAAALRAFLRQDPNIILVGEIRDFETAEIAIKAALTGHLVLSTLHTNGAPETISRLMNMGIEPFLVATSVHMIVAQRLVRRICKDCGEVVEIPYQSLIEAGYGPEEAKTVKIKKGKGCQTCNNSGYKGRCGLYEVMEVDDEIRELILVGASALELKKKAIERGMITLRRSGLIKVMNGETTLEEVARETVH